The Rhodothermales bacterium nucleotide sequence CCGCGCGGACGGCGAGCTGCGCATCGGTCCGATGACCACGCACCGCGCCATCGAGCTGTCGCCCGAGATCCGCCGGCACTGGCCGGCCCTCGCGCAGGCGTTTTCGGTGGTGGCCAGCCCGCGCGTCCGCAACATGGCGACCGTCGGCGGCGTCCTCGCCGACGCCGACTATGCTTCCGATCCGCCGGCGATGTTTCTCGCGCTCGGCGCCCGCGCCGTGCTGCGGGGGCCCCGGGGCGAGCGGGAGGTGCCGGTGGAGGACTTCATCCTCGGCTACTACGAAACCGCCCTCGCGCCGGACGAGCTGTTGACCGAGGTGCGTGTGCCCGCCGGCGGCGAGGCCGGCGTGTACCGCAAGTTCCGCACGCGTTCGAGCGAAGACCGCCCCTGCGTCTCCGTCGCCGCCGTCAACCGGGGCGGCGAGCTTCGGGTGGCCGTCGGCGCCGTGGCGAGCCGTCCCCAGTATTTCCCCGAGGTCTGCGCGCTCGCCCGGGGCCGGCGTGTCGACGCCGATCTGGCCCGCGAGATTGGCGAGGCCTACGCGC carries:
- a CDS encoding xanthine dehydrogenase family protein subunit M, whose product is MEFNGPEWHAPTTLDAALAMRAELQDEATVVAGGTFVGTLMNIGFMAPAALLSLRGVPGLAYIRADGELRIGPMTTHRAIELSPEIRRHWPALAQAFSVVASPRVRNMATVGGVLADADYASDPPAMFLALGARAVLRGPRGEREVPVEDFILGYYETALAPDELLTEVRVPAGGEAGVYRKFRTRSSEDRPCVSVAAVNRGGELRVAVGAVASRPQYFPEVCALARGRRVDADLAREIGEAYAQRIDPISDSRGSSEYRRRVIAVEVRRALEELYHG